From the genome of Meiothermus cerbereus DSM 11376, one region includes:
- a CDS encoding helix-turn-helix domain-containing protein produces MSHNQPPSLIFYWVSGSFPNWRRVLVHSTNVVRLRAYRYRLYPAPAQAEFLARQFGCVRYVYNWGLEQKSRRIRKAKREYHGLRWTSGSPP; encoded by the coding sequence ATGTCGCATAACCAACCCCCGTCCCTTATTTTCTACTGGGTGTCAGGTTCTTTTCCGAATTGGCGTAGAGTTTTGGTCCACTCTACAAACGTCGTGCGGCTCAGGGCGTACCGATACCGGCTGTACCCCGCTCCTGCTCAGGCCGAGTTCCTGGCCAGGCAGTTCGGGTGCGTCCGCTATGTGTACAACTGGGGCCTGGAGCAGAAATCCAGGCGTATCAGGAAAGCCAAAAGGGAATATCACGGTTTGCGCTGGACAAGCGGCTCACCTCCCTGA